The Vicinamibacteria bacterium genome contains the following window.
AACCCTATATGCCTTGACAGGAATATACTGATTTAAGTATATACCGTCCATGGAATCCTTGTTCGAGGTGCTCGCCGAGCGCAACCGGCGAGAGATTCTGCGGCTGCTCGTTGAGCGCGAGCGGTCCGTGGGTGATCTGGAGCGACAGCTCAACCGACCGCAACCCACCATCTCGAAGCACCTCCGCGTGCTGCGTGAGGCGGGGCTCGTCGATTCGAGGGTCGAGGCACAAAGGCGCGTCTATCGGGTCCGTCCCGAGCCCCTGCTGGAGCTCGAAGAGTGGCTGCAGCCGTTTCGACGCCTGTGGACGGAGCGACTGGACGCGCTCGAGACCCATCTCGACCGAATGCCCGACATGCCGAGAAAGAAAGGACGCAAGCGATGAAAAGACCCGAAAAGACGAAGAACGACTACCAGCCGGGCGAGGTAGCCGACGCAAAGGTTCGAAGAGACGGAAGCCTCTGGACGCTCGTCTTCGTGAGATCGCTGAGACATCCGCCAGGCAAGGTATGGCTCGCGCTGACCGATCCGGGAACCCTGCGCGAGTGGGCTCCGTTCGACGCCAATCGCGACCTCGGCTCCCCCGGAGCAGCGAAGCTCACGCTGGTCGGCGGCACGACGCCCGAGGTGTTCGAATGCGAGGTTCGGCAGGCCGAAGCCCCTCGCCTTCTCGAATACACCTGGGGAGAATCCGTACTCCGCTTACGTTGCACAGGATGACGACCCGGTTCGTTCGCGGAGTCGCCGGACCGCACGGTGCGGATGAAACCCGGGTCAACACGCCAGTTTCTCTGAGACCCATTTCGACGCCAGCGTCACCAAACAGCGGTGACGACGCCGTCACACAAGGATGCGCTTCGACCTCAACCCGACTGGCGTGACAGGTCTCTTCGTGCTATTTTGTCCGTTCGGGTTTCCCGAAACAAACGATTTCTTGTTCGCCTAGATCGGCCCGCGCCATGCGTCGGAGTAGGCCGATGCATTGCGCGAGTCGCGCCACCGGGTTGTCGGGTGGAGGCTTGGTGCGAAAAGCCGGGCAGCAGGCTTTGCGATCCATCGAGCGAGGGACGCCGCTCGAGCCAGGCGGAGGCTCGTACTCCAATTAAGCAAATTTATTTAACTTCTTGCATCAGCAGCATCAAAGGTTGACAGAAAATGGTAAATTGGCTAGTATGATTTCATGTGAGTCACTTCACTCACGTCTCCGGATGAATCTGAGCTAAGTCGAGTTGTCCGGCAGAGCAACCCAACCTTAGCGAGACCGAAAGGCCCTCAACGAATGTTTGCCCGAACGCTCCGCATGCAACTGAAGCCGGAAACCGCAACCGAGTTCACAAGTCTGATCGAGACGGAAGTGATTCCGCTGTTGCGGAAGCAGCACGGCTTCCAGGACGAGATCACGTTCGTCGGCCCGGGCGGCGCGGAAGCCATCCGAATCACCTTATGGGAAAAGAAGGAGAACGCCGACGCGTATCAGCGCAGCGTCCACCCGGAGGTGCTGAAAGCTCTCGCGAACGTTCTGGATGGCACGCCACGAGTCCAAAGCTTCAAGGTTTCGAACTCGACATTCCACAAGATCGCCGCCCGTTAGATCGTGTTCGGAAGCCGGTTCTCCCGGTGTTCCGGCTTCAAGCAAAAACAGCAGAAAGGATCGGGAAATCTATGCACATCAAAAACAATATTGCGAGGAGAAGACTGTGGGGATGGGTCGAGCGCCGTCGGTACTTCCGGCGCTTTTTCGAACAGGTGCGCGAGAAGGTGCCGAGAGACGCGGAGATTGGGAAGGCTACGCCGGCCATTGAGAAAGATTGACCGTTCCGTTGCAGCTCCAGCATCATCAACAACTCGAGCAGGGGCCTGCAGAGGCCCCCGCCTTCGTTTGCTGAACGAGACTCCCCTTCTTGGATCCACGATCTCTGTAATCAGACATTCGGACCCGGCGCGAGAACTGGGTCCGCTCATCGCGTGAGGCGAACGGGCAGCGTCAACTGTCGGGCGCCGAGGGCGCTCTCGACCCGGCAGCTTCAGAGACGAGCGGCCGCGTGATTCGAAACCGAAAACGACCTCGTTTCCACGACCCGGAACTCGGCGCAGAAAAACCCCTCCGGGATGAGCTCTTGAGCATCGAGCGGCTGGAGGAGAGGGCCAAAACCCTAGCGGCACGATTCACGGTCGACCCCAACGATAGAGGTCAATCGCGAAGCGTCTTTCCGCGCTTCGAGGAAAACGCCCGTATCCTCCGCGAGGGCTATGGCATTTTGGCCGACGACGTGCACGAGGGGGAGCACGTTACTCCGGCCGCGGAGTGGCTACTCGACAACTTTCACCTGGTAGCGTCCGTGATTCGGGACGTGCAGCAGAACCTGCCACGCAGCTACTATCGCGAGCTCCCCAAGCTCGCATCGCCGGGGCTTGGCGGTGATGCCCGCGTCTACGCGATGGCCGTCGAGCTCATCCGTCACAGCGATAGCCGCCTCGACCGACAAAAGCTCCTGCGATTCATCAACAGCTACCAAACCATCGCTCCTTTGACCATCGGCGAGCTCTGGGCCTGGCCAATCATGCTGAAGCTCGCTCTCATCGAGAACCTGAGACGGCTCGCGGTGGAGACGCTGGTCGCACGCGAGGCGCGCCGGAAAGCCGGTGCCCTAGTGGCCCGGATCGGCGAAGCGGGGGAGGGAAAGACGCCGTCGCTGCCTGCGGTTCTGCATCCCGCGTTCGTCTTGGAGCTCCTCCAGCGGGTGCGCGAGTACGGGCCTCGACTCTCAGCGGTTCGCTCCGCCGTCATCGAGCATCTGGCCGCGCAGCAGCTGAGTCCCGAAGATGCCATTCGGCTGGAG
Protein-coding sequences here:
- a CDS encoding metalloregulator ArsR/SmtB family transcription factor; this translates as MESLFEVLAERNRREILRLLVERERSVGDLERQLNRPQPTISKHLRVLREAGLVDSRVEAQRRVYRVRPEPLLELEEWLQPFRRLWTERLDALETHLDRMPDMPRKKGRKR
- a CDS encoding SRPBCC domain-containing protein — encoded protein: MKRPEKTKNDYQPGEVADAKVRRDGSLWTLVFVRSLRHPPGKVWLALTDPGTLREWAPFDANRDLGSPGAAKLTLVGGTTPEVFECEVRQAEAPRLLEYTWGESVLRLRCTG